In a genomic window of Lepisosteus oculatus isolate fLepOcu1 chromosome 3, fLepOcu1.hap2, whole genome shotgun sequence:
- the LOC107080027 gene encoding uncharacterized protein isoform X2, protein MEYLPKGYNYHVCSYTVNKKHEDHLDFEAMIRVQTKTEEEVQQWLRVLRETTNVTWRIDKSRPRKKQRVLFKADYRCHHNTKPRSSNANNKRRSKNTNCPAKLYITVVRTAISQGRQSGSTDPHVPLYPTLIRLANLHNHVVCASDAPRHRDFGEDAMRHLSQLCETGHLTSSAPDVLKYDLQIETSENCIYISSDGDICPELQYCDSQLGFSEGTKVCNSEALKTSSNLPNVSDDHSTLQFDKNEFSTIKQKFQDMCDELMAVINDSPESFAEPAQAMVTNFDRIRNDRLKVLSAMRMFGRYTSISSAARRASGNQRTAKHRGCTGAAQQAHRKNKLGSRRHRHAGSPTKFPTDHIYYLQQ, encoded by the exons ATG GAATACCTTCCGAAGGGCTATAATTATCACGTGTGTTCGTACACAGTTAATAAAAAGCACGAGGATCACTTGGATTTTGAAGCCATGATTCGTGTACAAACGAAAACGGAGGAAGAAGTGCAACAGTGGCTCCGTGTTTTGAGAGAAACTACAAATGTGACATGGAGGATTGACAAAAGTAGACCACGCAAAAAACAGCGCGTTCTCTTTAAA GCCGATTATAGGTGCCACCACAATACTAAGCCACGGTCTTCAAATGCAAATAATAAGAGAAGGTCAAAAAACACTAACTGTCCTGCAAAACTGTACATAACAGTGGTTCGCACTGCCATCAGCCAGGGAAGACAGAGTGG GAGTACAGATCCTCATGTTCCTCTTTATCCAACACTTATTCGCCTGGCTAATTTACACAACCATGTCGTATGTGCCAGTGATGCTCCACGACATCGGGATTTTGGTGAAGATGCCATGAGACACTTAAGTCAGCTCTGTGAGACTGGTCACTTGACGTCTTCAGCTCCCGATGTGCTGAAATATGACCTGCAAATAGAGACCTCTGAAAACTGTATTTACATTTCTTCTGATGGAGACATCTGCCCTGAACTCCAGTACTGTGATAG tcaACTTGGATTTTCAGAAGGGACCAAAGTTTGTAACTCTGAGGCACTGAAGACATCCAGTAATTTACCAAATGTGTCTGATGACCATTCCACACTCCAGTTTGACAAGA ATGAGTTCTCTACAATTAAACAGAAATTCCAAGACATGTGTGATGAACTTATGGCAGTGATTAATGATTCGCCAGAAAGTTTTGCAGAACCCGCACAAGCAATGGTGACGAACTTTGACAGAATTAGAAACGATAGACTGAAGGTTCTGTCAGCCATGCGCATGTTTGGTCGATACACCAGCATCAGTTCGGCTGCGCGAAGAGCTTCCGGAAATCAGCGCACAGCTAAGCACAGGGGCTGTACGGGAGCTGCTCAGCAGGCTCATAGGAAGAACAAACTTGGAAGCAGAAGACATCGTCATGCTGGAAGCCCTACAAAATTTCCCACAGATCATATCTATTATTTGCAGCAGTGA
- the LOC107080027 gene encoding uncharacterized protein isoform X1, with product MEEASEASHTERLDEQTCNANPDDSDQHVRLHKNQDNLKRRVKNSIKFKDCSNPCPNITQFPDLMEYLPKGYNYHVCSYTVNKKHEDHLDFEAMIRVQTKTEEEVQQWLRVLRETTNVTWRIDKSRPRKKQRVLFKADYRCHHNTKPRSSNANNKRRSKNTNCPAKLYITVVRTAISQGRQSGSTDPHVPLYPTLIRLANLHNHVVCASDAPRHRDFGEDAMRHLSQLCETGHLTSSAPDVLKYDLQIETSENCIYISSDGDICPELQYCDSQLGFSEGTKVCNSEALKTSSNLPNVSDDHSTLQFDKNEFSTIKQKFQDMCDELMAVINDSPESFAEPAQAMVTNFDRIRNDRLKVLSAMRMFGRYTSISSAARRASGNQRTAKHRGCTGAAQQAHRKNKLGSRRHRHAGSPTKFPTDHIYYLQQ from the exons AGATGAACAGACATGTAATGCCAACCCAGATGACTCTGACCAGCACGTCAGGCTGCATAAGAATCAGGATAACCTGAAAAGACGTGTGAAGAACAGTATTAAGTTTAAGGACTGCAGTAACCCTTGTCCTAATATCACTCAGTTCCCAGACCTCATG GAATACCTTCCGAAGGGCTATAATTATCACGTGTGTTCGTACACAGTTAATAAAAAGCACGAGGATCACTTGGATTTTGAAGCCATGATTCGTGTACAAACGAAAACGGAGGAAGAAGTGCAACAGTGGCTCCGTGTTTTGAGAGAAACTACAAATGTGACATGGAGGATTGACAAAAGTAGACCACGCAAAAAACAGCGCGTTCTCTTTAAA GCCGATTATAGGTGCCACCACAATACTAAGCCACGGTCTTCAAATGCAAATAATAAGAGAAGGTCAAAAAACACTAACTGTCCTGCAAAACTGTACATAACAGTGGTTCGCACTGCCATCAGCCAGGGAAGACAGAGTGG GAGTACAGATCCTCATGTTCCTCTTTATCCAACACTTATTCGCCTGGCTAATTTACACAACCATGTCGTATGTGCCAGTGATGCTCCACGACATCGGGATTTTGGTGAAGATGCCATGAGACACTTAAGTCAGCTCTGTGAGACTGGTCACTTGACGTCTTCAGCTCCCGATGTGCTGAAATATGACCTGCAAATAGAGACCTCTGAAAACTGTATTTACATTTCTTCTGATGGAGACATCTGCCCTGAACTCCAGTACTGTGATAG tcaACTTGGATTTTCAGAAGGGACCAAAGTTTGTAACTCTGAGGCACTGAAGACATCCAGTAATTTACCAAATGTGTCTGATGACCATTCCACACTCCAGTTTGACAAGA ATGAGTTCTCTACAATTAAACAGAAATTCCAAGACATGTGTGATGAACTTATGGCAGTGATTAATGATTCGCCAGAAAGTTTTGCAGAACCCGCACAAGCAATGGTGACGAACTTTGACAGAATTAGAAACGATAGACTGAAGGTTCTGTCAGCCATGCGCATGTTTGGTCGATACACCAGCATCAGTTCGGCTGCGCGAAGAGCTTCCGGAAATCAGCGCACAGCTAAGCACAGGGGCTGTACGGGAGCTGCTCAGCAGGCTCATAGGAAGAACAAACTTGGAAGCAGAAGACATCGTCATGCTGGAAGCCCTACAAAATTTCCCACAGATCATATCTATTATTTGCAGCAGTGA